A single genomic interval of Gossypium raimondii isolate GPD5lz chromosome 11, ASM2569854v1, whole genome shotgun sequence harbors:
- the LOC105801233 gene encoding uncharacterized protein At2g29880-like, with protein sequence MIFKIVNNVYLFFFLKNNMSGVPPTGASSQASRGSKRKWVPEEDAALVSCMVDLHNVGTFNADTGFKAGYLNELEKMLEKALPRAMSKARPNIKSRIRCLKREWSVVYDMLNGQNNSGFGWDEHRQLVVAEDAVWESYVKSHKEASQFRHRSFPYYNQLTAIYARDRATGKDADNYRCS encoded by the exons atgatattcaaaatagtaaataatgtgtatttgtttttttttcttaagaacaatatgtcaggtgttccaccaacgggtgcttcttctcaagcttctcgaggaagcaaaagaaaatgggttccagaagaggATGCAGCattggtttcttgcatggtggatttgcacaatgtaggaacatttaatgctgataccgggttcaaagccggttatttgaacgagctagagaaaatgctagaaaaggctttaccaagagcAATGTCGAAGGCGAGACCAAATATTAAATCTcggattaggtgcctaaaaagggaatggtcagtcgtctacgacatgcttaatggtCAGAACAacagcggttttggttgggacgagcataggcagctcgttgttgctgaagatgctgTTTGGGAATCCTATGttaag agtcacaaagaagcctctcagttcagacatcgttctttcccttactacaaccagcttactgccatatacgcaagagatcgggcGACTGGGAAAGACGCCGACAATTAccgatgttcttga